The Archocentrus centrarchus isolate MPI-CPG fArcCen1 chromosome 24, fArcCen1, whole genome shotgun sequence DNA segment ACGGATTGTGggtcatttacagctgtttaaatgtCAGTTTTTGGAGAGTGATAACTTTTCGGCACAACGGACAGGCACTAATGCGCTGAGACCGCGAGACTACGGAGCGAGAACGAGATTCATCATGGCGCCACCCGGCTGGTAGGTCTGATCCAAAACTTCTCCCATCTCTGAAGCAAAACACCTGAAATACCAGACAGTAAAACGCTTTCGGAATGTCAGACCAGGTGACACAACATCGTAAGCTATTCAGAGTGAAGGATTTAGAAGGTTTCATCGATAACTGCCGCCAGTGCGCTGACGGAGCAGCAAAGCAACCAACAAACTCCCAAATTGGCTAAGAGAAGGAAGGCGCTATTGACACGAAATTCTCACCAGCTCTCGGTAACAACCCATCCAATCCGCACATGCAAAGAAATCAAACCATAGATGTCCATAAATTAAGTGTAATAATGAGAAATGACAGGGGGGAAAGAACTGGATTCGCTTACTGAACTTTAATTCTTCGTGGTGACGACTGCTTCAAGACGCCTCCTGTATGGAGAAAGTAGTCACATACATCGCtctggtgtgattttttttttttggcccattCCTCCACACAAACGCTTCAAATCCTGAAGGCTCCGTGGGCTCCTGTGAACGCTGAGCTTTAGTTCCTTCCATAGAGTCTCAGTTGGATTCAGGGCAGGTGATTGGCTGGGCCAATGAAGCAGCTTAATTTTCTTTCACCTGAAACCAGCAGTTTCCTTGGCTGTAGTATTTCGGATCATtgttttgctaaaaaaaaaaaaaaaaaataatttatatgtatatatatatatatatatatatatatatatatatatatatatattcattcttCAGCAATGGAGTCTTGCGTGGTGAGCGTGCATACAGGCCACGGTGGTTGCATGCATTACTTGTggttttctttgaaacagctgtACCTGCTGATTCCAGGTCTTTCTGTAGCTCTTAGAAGACTCTTCTAATAGTTCCTTTCACTCCTCTGATTCAAATCTTGTGGGGAGCACCTGATCACAGCCAGTTTATGGTGAAACAATGTTTTTACCACATCTGGATTATGGCCCAACTTCTTCTTGCTCTTTCTGgtctctgagcaaactttgcaggagactctccctctgtgtttttctctgtgtggacTCACTGTGTGTTGTCTCTGCCCTCCTCCCACTCTGTTGCTCTGTGTAGACATGCAGATTCTGCCACACAttttaaccaatcacgtgcggcttccacacaaaaaaaaaacacgaaaaGAATAcagaaacggctcactatcaggagGCAGCTCccatcgttcacttcaaagagccggctcttagagccggatcgttcgcgacTGACCCATTACTAATGGGTTGTTACTGAGATCTGGTCAGAATTTCATGTCAATAGCACCTttagaaatatatttattagaAAATTGGCGGTGTGTTCAGTACTTATTTTACCTGCTGTATGTTAGACAAAGGCAGACAGGTCcatgcattttcttccacttgtctgattcagggtcacaggggagcTGGACCTTATCCCAGCTGCTAtaggacaggtcaccagtcggTGGCAGGGCTCTGTCTGACCAACCTACCTTCATTATAAGAACCATTCTCAGCAGCGTATCCCTCTGACCAGTCCAACCCAACATCAGCACTCACTGCAGGGGGACTTCACAGTGTGGAACAAAGCAGGTCAAGATGGCTACTGCCTCAAATACTAACTCAGGCTGGAGAATTAGAGTAGAGGCTCTCGGTGCTTCTAAAACCTTTATTGTTACAAGTTGGGGCTGCCATCTCTGATGCACAGAGCCAGAGTTTCCATTCACTTCTCACACTATCAGAGGAGACAAGAGCGAGAAATACAGAAATCTATCACACTGTAAAGAGGCTGCTGAGAGTAAACAGCTTTCCTTTTCTCCTCTCAAACTCTGCGCTGAGGCACGTGAGAATGAGTATCCATGGTTACAGGGAGATGCTGGGAGACTGTCATGAAAGGCACAGAAGGATAGGAAGGTAGCAGCAAAAAGCAAGAGATGCTGACTGATGCACATCTGCAGCTGCATTAAAGATTGAACACTAAAGCTGGCAACCAAAAATTTAAGCTTGGTTGAGTAAATCTATAATCATCACATGAAAAATGAGAGATCTGGCTGTAGTTTGATTGGTGCATTCTCTTCACAGCCAGGACGAGAGCGAGAACAGCAGGAGATTAAAGGTGCAGCAGGTTGACGAGACACCAGCAGAGCAGGAAAGGTGAAGAAGAGGTGAACCCCATCCATGGTTTGGAGACCAGCATTGGCGAAGTTTAAAAACTGAACACTGTCAACATGTGACACACAATCTCACATAGGACTGCTTCATCAACATGAAGGTTTAAAGTTTTCTCAAATTGCACTGATTGCTTATTTCAATATTCTGGTGAAGACACCTGACCTTTTATATAGTACACAGAGTCTGAGGTTTTATATTCATTTTACTATCAAATCTagtaaataactttaaaaaggtgttgttgttgttgttgagtgAAAAGATTTCAAGGCTCTGCGAATCTCCCAGTGTTTTGAGAGCAATGCCCGGGTTTAAAGTCAGTAACAAACTAGGAaagttcctgtttcccttttttccttttccaataataattaataattgcAGGAAACACAGCGTATGTTCAGTTTTAGTGTGACTAAAGTAAAATCCCATTGTTTTGTCAACATTGCTCAGCAGGAGCCAACTCATGTTGTGGCATCGGCACCTAACTGTGGCACCCTCAGATGCTGCGACCTGCCGCGGGATTACACAGTGATGCTATGGCATCTGGAGGTAACACAACATAAATGTGATCAGTGACATCCAAAGAGCAAAGAGATAtacacgcgcgcgcacgcacgcacacacacacacacacacacacacacaccatggcATGTTAAAACAAAGTTTATTGATCAACATTATTTATTAATCACAAATAGACATATTATTTTTTCACCAGAAAAATCCATATTCAAAGCAGCACACCAGCAGCCCGACATCAGACATAACGGTCACATGATATTAAACAGAAGCTGTCAGCAATCAGCAACTTTAATGAAGCATTTCATGTCGTTAGATTCAAACTGCTCTTCATATGTTTGGCCTCCAGATGCCGCGAACAGGTCTGTGCTTAAAAGCGTCCAGTAATGAACCTTTTTTCAATACGATAAATATCCGCGGCACTTCGGCCCAGCTCTTCGGAAGCCGTGATAGCTCATGTCGTCATCCACCGAACTGCGGCTCACGCCAAACCAGGGCCGCTGATTGGACTGAGCTGATGGAAACCCTTCCCCGTCGCAGGGGTGACGTCAGTTTTCAGCGACTAAGGATCCACCATGGCTGAATCAGAGTATGTTTTTGGGTTTAATCATATCGAAGTTCATCCGTTTATTTCTAACGTGGAGTTGTGCTGTTTGCAGTGTTTACAGCAAATATACGTTTTACCGATTCTGTTAAGGCTTCTATTTAGAGGGATGAAGGGTGGAAAGCATATTTTAGGGAGCTTAGTTTAACATGGAGCGAAGTGGACAAGTCAATCCAGGGTTTCCTAACGTAACTCGTTTAACTCCCGGGttgatgtttgaatgtgtgtaatTTTTCTGTTCGTCCAGCCCTCCTGATACCGTTTATGGAGCTTTTCCATAAACGGCGATAGTTTGTTTATCAGGCGGGACAGACCTTCTCTCGAGCAGGCTAAGCTGCCAAAGGAGCATACCCCGGTAAAAAGTGAACCACATTGGAAACACTGAAAGTCCAGAGTTTCAGGGTTCACCGGAAGTTACTGCTCAAAGCCCCAATCCTCCTTCATAGAGCAGACCTCTGACTGAGGCCTCATAACAGTTCTGTCTGGAAGCAATCTTCTAATGTTTGAGGTTAATTTTTTGAATAGTTTGTCCAAAGCTTCCTTCTCtgacttcttgttttttttctccagaacAAAAAAAGCGATCAAGTTGGTTCCAGAGTATCTtctaaaaaagaggaaaacatacCAGGCCCTCAAAGCCACACAAGCCAAACTCGCACTGCTCGAGAAGAGAAGGGTAAGCACCGATGCTTGTCTTTTTAGAAGTGTTGTGTAAAATCATCAGAACTGtgctgtgtatttatgtgtatttCTGTAACGCTGCAGGTATCTAAAGGGAAAATCAAGTTCAAGCGTTTAGAAGAGTTTTTAAAGCAAAGCCACACACAGCGACGGGATGACACTCGCATCCGAAGGGCTCAGCAGAGACCCCCTGAACCTCTGCCTCCAGCCAAGAACAAGCTCGCCTTTGCTGTCCGCATCAGACAGTGAGTACTGAAATGCAGACACAGACTTCCAGAGCACCTCACAGTATCAGGCATGCGTGCTCAAACATCACACAACTCCAGGGAACTCCCttctcagtttaacatcacagaTTCTCTGCTGTTAGGATTAAAGGTGTCAGTCCTAAAGTGATGAAGGTGATCCAGATGATGAGGCTGAGGAAGATCTTCAGCGGGACCTTCGTCAAAATTAACAAGACCTCCGTCGCCATGATGAAGATGGTGGAGCCTTATGTGGCCTGGGGGTGAGTGCTCCTGACATGATGTGATTTAGAAATGAATATTGGTGTGAATTTGTGTCGTTGCATCCTCAAAATATTTGGTTGTGTTTCGTACAGATTTCCCAACCTGAAGTCAGTTCGTGAGCTCATTCTGAAGAGAGGTCAGACCAGGATAGGCAGGAGGAGAGTTCCCCTCACAGACAACACCTTCATTGAGCAGCACATGGGTAAGTCAGTTACACTGTTAGGTCGTACTCACACTGATGATGGCACAGACCGGTCAGTGACAGCCTGGCAAGCACCTGTTAGCTAGGAGAAAATGTGTACTTTCCAGGCAGTTGGCAGAAACATCCTGGTTGCTAGTATGTTGTTGCGGTTTGAATGAAAGTGATGGACTTGTCTACAAATGCTGCCCAGCTGCTCTGAGCAGTATGTTGGTGCATTTGCTTTTAAAAGATCTACATCCCTGCGTCGTGCTAAGTCAATAAAATTATTAGGAACTCTTGATGCCTCGGGCAAGACGTGCAGCACAGATGAAGTGTAAAGCAGTGAGAGCTGTAGCCACCCCACACAGTGTGAGCTCATAAAATACCACAACCTGCAGTGTTCAAATACAAATATGTGAgaaataaagtgctttgaattCAAACAGCTGTGTGGAACTGGGTTTGcagtttaaaatgtgtgtggtCTGAGCCTTCAGACATAACAGTCAACTCAATACATTGTAGCCCATTTTAAGAAAGGGGGCTTATTTTCTTATTCTATGTTTTTACTGGTCCCCCTTTCTTGAAGCAGATCTATTTTGCTCgctgttttttttatactcCTATCAAAAGATGGGCCGTGTTATGTGAACACCCATGGTGGGCGTCCATTGAAGTGTCTACTCAGTAAAAATTTGGCCTACACTTACCAAACTTCATGGGTAGACAGCTTGTGACCAAAGCAAGGTTGGGATTGTATATGGAGTCACTGGGCTCAAGGTCAAGATCATTGTTACTTAAACTAGAAAACAGTGTCCAGTCAATAACTGGGTAACAATGAACAGGGTTAATACAGTGCAACGGCCATATTTTTACCTGCTAGGCGCTGCTCTTGGGATTCATGgactcacattcacattttaaaataatccttatcCATCTCATACTGGGCTTGGTAAAGCCCCTCAGTTCACCCTTATTCTAAAGGTGGGCTGTACAGAGGGTCTGTACACACCTGATGACTCAGCTGTCGTCAGCCTCTGTTTTTTGCGGTGACCTGCTGAGGAGCAAGCCTCTGCACAGCGGACAGAAAGAACACAAACTGTTCAAGAAGGCTGGCTCTGCAGCTGGGGTTCAAATGCAGATggtccagcaggtggcagcagagaGAGTGCTCACCAAGCTGAAAGCAACTCTGCACACCCACTCCAGGTCCCTGGGGtgatcagcagcagcacctCCAGCCAAAGACTGATTGAACCCAATGTGCAAGTCAGAATGCTTCAGGAGGGCTTTTATCCCAGCTGCTTTAACACGGTGTAACATAATTGGTTCATTTATGCACATTCCTGAATGTGAGTTCAGGAATCTGCTTTCAAATCTGCTGTGCACCTTTAATAAACTTCTCTGCTCCTTTCTCTCGTCCCACAGGTAAACATGGGATCATCTGTTTGGAGGACCTGATCCACGAGATCTACTCAGTTGGGAAGAACTTTCGAGCTGCCAACAACTTCCTGTTGCCTTTCGGGCTGTCAGTGGCTCGTCATTCCATGAAAGACAAAGCTGGGCTGCTGAAGGACCTGGGAAACCCGGGATTCCGCAGCACAGATATCAACGTAATCATCAGACAGCTGAACTGAGGAGGAACGTGCAAGATGGACGATGGGACACTGGGCTGGCCGCCAGTTTCGGGAAAGCTTATATCTGTTGAAGAGCAGTTGCCAACAATTTCTCTGGCAGAGAAGCTCATATTACTCCTTCTGTGGAGTTTTGTTTTATCCATGTTGTATGAATCATAACTTGTACTCCTGACCATGGACTGAATGAAGCAGCTGTTTCTCTGTGGTGAAAATGTAAAGTAATAAACTTGACACATTAATATTCTTCAGGTTTTC contains these protein-coding regions:
- the rpl7l1 gene encoding 60S ribosomal protein L7-like 1, which produces MAESETKKAIKLVPEYLLKKRKTYQALKATQAKLALLEKRRVSKGKIKFKRLEEFLKQSHTQRRDDTRIRRAQQRPPEPLPPAKNKLAFAVRIRQIKGVSPKVMKVIQMMRLRKIFSGTFVKINKTSVAMMKMVEPYVAWGFPNLKSVRELILKRGQTRIGRRRVPLTDNTFIEQHMGKHGIICLEDLIHEIYSVGKNFRAANNFLLPFGLSVARHSMKDKAGLLKDLGNPGFRSTDINVIIRQLN